The genomic DNA CGTGGCCATGCGCGCCAACCCGCTCGGCTTCCTGGCCGGGCTGGTCGTCCCCGTCGTCACGGCGATCACCGCCTACGCCCTGAACACCGAGACCGGCCAGAAGATCGTGAAGCAGGTCTTCGACCACGTGCTGAAGGTCTTCCGGGGGATCGCCACGTTCCTCGGCCCGGTCGTCACCTCCTGCGGCACCGTCGTCGGCGCGTGCTTCAAGGCCGTGGGGACCGTCGTGACGACCGTCGCCGGGATCGTCGGCGCCGCCGTCTCCGGGGACTTCGGCAGGGCCGGGGCCGCGGTGTCCCGGGCCACCGGGGCGCTGAGCGACCTCGTCCGCCGGCCCTGGAACGCCTTCAAGGAAGCCGTCCGGCCCGTCCTGGAATGGATCACCCGGAGGATCCCCGACATGTTCACCCGGGTGAGGGACGCCACCTCCGGCACGCTCGGCGGCATCGGCGACTTCGTCTCCACCGGCCTCCAGGCGCTCGCCGGTGTCGTCACCGGTCCCGTCAAGGGGCTCATCGCCTTCGCCAACTGGGTGATCGACGGGCTCAACAGCCTCGGCGGCGAGTTCCTCGGCAAGAAGTTCGGCGTCGACCTCGACAAGATCCCGCAGCTCGCGGAGGGCGGCGTCGTCGCCCCCTCGTACGACGGGGCCTCGGCCGTACGCCCCCTGTCCTCGCTCGACCGGCTGCGGCCGGCCGAGGCCGGGCACCGCGTCGACGCCCCCCGCCCCCCGCACCGCGGCCGACTGCACACCTACCGCGAACCGGAGGGCCGCAGCGCCCTCGCGATCGCCGAGGACCTGCTGTTCCTGCACCGGACCGCGGCCTGAGCCCGGCACGGCCGCGGCACCCCGCCGGGGGCCCGGCTCCCGCACCGGACCGCGACCCGAGGGCGCGGCCTGACGAAAGTGAGGTGACGGCCCGTCATGGCCGAGACCACGACCGCGCACCCGGACGAGACCGCACCCGGCTCACTGATCACCCGCGACGGGCAGATCCAGTGGGCCGGACTGCTGATGGGCCCCGGGACGCCGTACCAGATCGACCGTTCCGGCATCACCGGCTGGGACGACCTGCCCACCCTCGACACGGGCGACGTCGCCCGACCCGACCAGCACGGCGCCTGGCCGGGGGCGGTCTGGGCCCAGCCCCGGCTGGTGACCGCCACCGTCTGGCTGGTCCCGCCCACAACGGCGCGGGCCGCCGGCACCAGCGCCGCGTTCCGCGCGGCCACCGGCCCCGAGGGCGGGGAGCACTGGCTCGCGGTGCGCCTGCACGGCGAGACCCTCGCGGTGCGCGCCCGGGTCAGCCGCCGGGTGGTCCCCCAGGACCGGGCGTACGTACGGCAGGGCCTGGCCAAGGCCAGCCTCCAGTGGACGGCGACCGACCCCCGCCGCTTCGGCACCACCGTGCACGAGGGCCGGGCCGTGCTGCCGGTGCCCGAACCCGGCCTGTCCTGGGAGAACGAGGCCGGGAGCGGTCTTCGGTGGCCGCTGGAGTGGGGCACGGACGCGGAGGCGGGCAGCTTCACCGCCGTCAACGAGGGCGACACGGCCGCACACCCGGTGATCGAGTTCCGCGGCCCGGTGCGCCGCCCGACCCTGAGCCGGCTCGGCGACGGCCGCCAACTCCAGTACGACATCGCGCTCGCCGCCGGCGAGGTCCTCACCGTCGACACCGAGGCGGGGACGGTCCGGCTCAACGGCACGGCGTCCCGGCTCTACACCGCGACCCCCACCTCGACGCCCGAGCAGCTGTTCCGGCTGGAGCCGGGCAGTACGTCGCTCGCCTTCCGCTCCGACGACGCGGCACCCGACCCGCGGGCCTCGGTCACGGTCCGCTGGCACGACGCCCACTGGTGACCGGCCCCGCAGCCACGGCCCCCACCGCCCCCGACCCCCGCAACGCACCCTCCAGGAGGACATCATGCCCGTCCGCAGCGCATGGCTGATCAACCGCACCACGACCGACTCCGGCCAGACCCGCTCCGACACCCGGCTCGCCCCCACCGGCACCCTGGCCCCCAGCGGCGCGCTGACCACCGCCTCCGGTGTCGTCCCCGGGTCCAAGGACGGC from Streptomyces sp. MRC013 includes the following:
- a CDS encoding tape-measure protein, whose product is MPLLRTLRVNAEGAGRSVTRLAGSATKAAAELRSGATRSRGTSSTLASLAGAAGGFVSVAGLLGQFTGPMSRAMTVLGIGLGAAAGAMTAVNVAMRANPLGFLAGLVVPVVTAITAYALNTETGQKIVKQVFDHVLKVFRGIATFLGPVVTSCGTVVGACFKAVGTVVTTVAGIVGAAVSGDFGRAGAAVSRATGALSDLVRRPWNAFKEAVRPVLEWITRRIPDMFTRVRDATSGTLGGIGDFVSTGLQALAGVVTGPVKGLIAFANWVIDGLNSLGGEFLGKKFGVDLDKIPQLAEGGVVAPSYDGASAVRPLSSLDRLRPAEAGHRVDAPRPPHRGRLHTYREPEGRSALAIAEDLLFLHRTAA
- a CDS encoding phage tail domain-containing protein, producing MAETTTAHPDETAPGSLITRDGQIQWAGLLMGPGTPYQIDRSGITGWDDLPTLDTGDVARPDQHGAWPGAVWAQPRLVTATVWLVPPTTARAAGTSAAFRAATGPEGGEHWLAVRLHGETLAVRARVSRRVVPQDRAYVRQGLAKASLQWTATDPRRFGTTVHEGRAVLPVPEPGLSWENEAGSGLRWPLEWGTDAEAGSFTAVNEGDTAAHPVIEFRGPVRRPTLSRLGDGRQLQYDIALAAGEVLTVDTEAGTVRLNGTASRLYTATPTSTPEQLFRLEPGSTSLAFRSDDAAPDPRASVTVRWHDAHW